Proteins found in one Megalobrama amblycephala isolate DHTTF-2021 linkage group LG5, ASM1881202v1, whole genome shotgun sequence genomic segment:
- the LOC125268355 gene encoding uronyl 2-sulfotransferase isoform X2, translating into MTTFRNPPSHKHLTGYMRVRSRRENWLAVVLLRISRRDLSFCLTALLIFCLGSLLYQLNGGAPKILLDVGYYLGRFSGGHGSLAPRALPFPSQVVYNRVGKCGSRTIVLLLRILADRHQFTLISSDIHNKTRLTKREQENLIRNISTTPQPFLYTRHVHFLNFSRFRTNEPVHINIIRDPINRFLSNYFFRRFGDWRGEENHIVRTPGMKDEERYLDINTCILESYPECSNPRLFYIIPYFCGQHPQCREPGLWALEMAKQNVLDHYLLVGVLEELEDVLLLLERLLPHFFSDVLNIYKSPGTCNKVSEAVSHGIMEAEELYTPDNATL; encoded by the exons ATGACGACTTTCCGAAATCCTCCCTCTCATAAACACTTGACCGGTTACATGCGCGTGAGGAGCCGGAGGGAAAACTGGCTCGCGGTGGTTCTGCTCCGAATATCGCGCCGGGATTTGAGCTTCTGTCTTACCGCTCTCCTCATATTCTGTCTGGGGTCCTTGTTGTACCAGTTAAACGGAGGAGCACCGAAAATCCTGCTAGATGTGGGTTATTATCTCG GGAGATTTTCTGGTGGCCATGGATCTTTAGCACCCAGA GCTTTACCTTTCCCAAGTCAGGTTGTGTATAACAGGGTTGGTAAGTGTGGAAGTCGCACTATAGTTTTGTTGCTGCGCATCTTGGCGGACAGACATCAGTTCACCCTCATCTCCTCTGATATTCACAACAAGACCAGACTCACCAAACGTGAACag GAAAATCTAATTAGAAACATCAGCACAACTCCTCAGCCATTTCTTTACACCCGACATGTGCATTTTCTCAATTTTAGCAG GTTCAGAACGAACGAGCCAGTGCACATCAACATCATCAGAGATCCGATCAACCGATTCTTATCCAATTATTTCTTCCGGCGGTTCGGCGACTGGAGAGGGGAAGAGAATCACATCGTCCGAACCCCTGGGATGAAAGACGAAGAAAGATACTTG GACATCAACACATGCATCTTGGAAAGCTACCCAGAATGCTCCAATCCCCGGCTTTTCTACATTATCCCATATTTCTGTGGGCAACATCCTCAGTGCAG AGAGCCGGGTTTGTGGGCGCTGGAAATGGCCAAGCAGAACGTTCTAGATCATTATCTGCTGGTAGGGGTGTTGGAGGAACTTGAGGATGTGTTGCTTCTGCTGGAGAGACTGCTTCCACATTTCTTCTCTGATGTCTTGAACATCTACAAAAGTCCAG gaacatgcaacaaagtgtCCGAGGCCGTGTCGCACGGCATtatggaagcggaagagttgtaTACACCGGACAATGCGACGCTTTAA